Sequence from the Rhizomicrobium sp. genome:
GCGCCGCCTCGGCCTCGTCGATGATCGACGGGAAGCCCTTCAGATAGCCGGTCTCGCGCGCGGCGGCGGTGATCTTGTGCATGGCGCGGCCGACGAGGGCGACCTGGCGGCCATAGCGCCTTGGCGGCCCGGGCGATGGTGTCGAGACGCGCGACGTTCGAGGCGAAGGAAGTCACCGCGACGCGGCCCTTCAGCGTGCCGATCAGCGCCGTCAGCGCCTCGCGCACCCGCGCCTCGGAACCGGACTCGCCGGCGACCAGCGCGTTGGTGGAATCGCAGACGGTGGCGAGCACGCCCTCGTCGCCCAGCGCCTTCAGCGCGGCGATGTCGGTGGCCTCGCCGACCTGCGGCTCCGGGTCGATCTTCCAGTCGCCGGTGTGGACGATGAGGCCGAGCGGCGTGCGGATCGCGAGCGCATTGGGCTCGGGAATCGAATGGGTGATCGAGATGAACTCGATCGCGAAGGGGCCGAGCTCGATCCTGCCGGAGAGCGGCACGCGCCTGGGATGCACCTTGGCGGAGAGGCCGGCCTCTTCCAGCTTGCCCTCGATCAGCACGGCGGTGAACGGCGTGGCATAGACCGGGCAACGCAGCAGCGGCCACAGATGCGGGATGGCGCCGATGTGATCTTCGTGCGCATGGGTGGCGACGATAGCGAGCACGTTCTCGCGCTGTTCGGCGAGGAAGCGGATGTCCGGCATGATGAGATCGACGCCGGGCGTGGTGGTCTCGCGCCCGAACAGCACGCCGCAATCGACCACGATCCATTTGCGGTCGTCCGGCGGGCCGTAGCCATAGGCGTTGAAGTTCATGCCGATCTCGCCCGAGCCGCCGAGCGGCAGGAAGACGAGTTCGTCGTCGCGTTCGGGATGGTTCATGCGGGCGCGGGCTTCGCCTTGGCGCGTTCGGCGTTGCGCGCGTGGATCTGGATGAGGCCGCGGATGGTGAGGTCGGGATCGAGATGCTCGATCGCCGCGGTCTGGCGGTGGAACAGATTGGCGAGGCCGCCCGTGCCGATGACGGTCATGGGCTTGCCGTACTCCTCCTTGATGCGCGCCACAATGCCCTCGATCAGGCTGACATAGCCCCAGTACAGGCCGGACTGCATGGCGGGGACGGTGTCCTTGCCGATCACGCTCTGGGTGCGCACGACGGCGACGCGCGGCAGCATGGCGGCCGCCCCGTGCAGCGCCTCGGCCGAGAGATTGGCGCCCGGCGCGATGACGCCGCCCTCGTAGTCGCCGTTCTCCGACACCACGTCGAAGGTCGTGGCGGTGCCGAAATCGACCACGATCAGCGCGCCCTTGTAGCGCTCATGCGCCGCGACGGTGTTGACCAGGCGGTCGGCGCCGACGGCCTCGGGACGGTCGAACATTGATCCGGATGCCGAGGTCGAGATCGGGATCGCCGATCACCAGCGGCTCGCATTTGAGGTAGCGGCGGCAGAGCTGGCGCAGGTCGAACAGCGCCGAGGGCACGACGGTCGCGATGATCGCCGCGTCGATGTCGGCGAAGCTGATGCCCTGGAGCTGGAGCAGCGGCTGGAGCAGGACCGCGTATTCGTCGGCGGTGCGGCGGGTTTCCGTCACCGCGCGCCATTCGGCGCGGATTTCCCCCGCTTCGCTGACCGCGAAGACGATGTTGGTGTTGCCGGCGTCGATGGCGAGAAGCATGGGAAGACCTTACGCGAAAAACACTTCGCCCGCAGCGATGTGGCGGACGTTTCCCGTGCCCTCGCGCAGGACCAGAGCACCGGTGTTGTCGATGCCCTCGAACACGCCGGCGGTCTCGCCGATCGCCAGCCTGGCGCGGATGCGGGTGCCGAGACCGGCGGCGCGGGCGAGCCAGGCATCGCGGATGGGCGCGAAGCCCTCATCCTGCCAGCGCCGATACCACCGGGCGAAATGGGCGGCGAGATGCAGCAGGGCGTCGTCGGGCGTCGGCGCGGCGGCGCCCATGGCCTTCAGCGAAGTGGCGGGAAACTCGGTGCCGTCGGGATGCACCGCAAGGTTGATGCCGATGCCGATGGCGAGCCAGGCGGGAACCTCTCCGGCCGGACCGGAGGATTCCAGGAGGATGCCGGCGATCTTGCGGCGGTCGGCCCCCAAGACGTCGTTCGGCCATTCACGCGCAGCTCCACCGCCGGCGCGAAATCGCGCAGCGCGTCGCAGGCGGCGATGGCGGCGGCGAAGGAGAGCTGGGCGCAGTCCTGGGCCGGCTTGCCGGGGCGCAGCATGAGCGTGGCGGCGAGGTTGCCGGCGGGCGATTCCCAGACGCGGCCGCGCCGCCCCCTGCCCGCGGTCTGGCGCGCGGCCGAAATCCAGATCGGCCCCATCTCGCCTTGCGCGACGAGGCGCTTGGCCTCTTCGTTGGTCGAGTCGATGACGTCGAAGGTCTTCAGGGCGTAGCCGCGCGGCCACGCCGGATCGGGCTCACGGGAACAGCGCGTGCGCCGCGCTGCCGGCGATGGCGATCAGGGGCGCCGGAACGACGACGAAGAACAGGGTGACGAAGCTCGTGCCCCACATGATCGCCTGCGTGCCGCCGCCGATGCCGCGGTCGAAGCCGCGCACCGGCTCGTCGAAATACATGATCTGCAGGATGCGCAAATAGTAGAACGCGCCCGCCACGCTGGCGACGATATTGATGACGGCCCGGCACATAGAGATGGGCCTGGATGGCGGCGCCGAACACGTAAAGCTTGGCGAAGATGCCGGCGAGCGGCGGCAGGCCGGCAAGGCTGAGCGTCAGCGCCGCCATGGCGAAGGCAAACCAGGGCTGGGTGCGCGACAGGCCGGCAAGCTGGCGGATGTCCTCCACCGGCTCGCCGTCGCGGCGCATGGCGGAGACGCAGGGCGAACATGCCGAGATTGGTGAGCAGGTAATAGGCCAGATAGACCAGCATGCCCTGGATGCCGAGCTGCGTCCCGGCGGCGAGGCCGAGCAGCGCGTAGCCGACATGGCCGATGGAGCTGTAGGCGAGCAGGCGCTTGATGTTGGTCTGGCCGATGGCGGCGACCGCGCCCAGGACGACGGGACAGCACCGAGACCACCACGACGATCTGCTGCCATTGATGGATCAGGCCGGGGAACGGCGCGACCACAGCGCGGATGAAGAGCGCGAAGGCGGCGACCTTGGCGGCGGTGACGAAGAAGGCGGTGACGGGCGTGGGCGAGCCCTCGTACACGTCGGGCGTCCACATGTGGAAGGGCACGGCGCCGACCTTGAAGGCGAGGCCCGCGATCAGGAAGACGAGGCCGAAAATCAGGCCGAGATTGGCGCCGCCGCCGGCGGTCGCCTTGGCGATGACCGCGAACTCCGTCGAGCCTGTGAAGCCGTAGATCAGCGAGATGCCGTAGAGCAGCATGCCGGACGACAGCGCGCCGAGGACGAAATATTTGAGGCCGGCCTCGGTCGAGCGCAGCGAATCCCGGTTGAAGGCGGCCAGCACGTAGAGCGCCAGGCTCTGAAGCTCCAGGCCCATATAGAGCGCGACTGAAGCTGGAGGCCGAGACCATCAGCATCATGCCAAGCGTGGCCAGAAGCATGAGCACCGGCAGCTCGAAGCGCCGGCTCCTTTCGAGGCCGAAGAACTCGTTGGCCATCAGGACGGAGAGCGCCGAGCCGGCGAGGATGAGGATCTTGCTGAAACCGCGCGAAACCATCAACCACGAAAGCGCCGCCGAAGGCCGAGGCGGGGCTCGCCTGCGCGAAGACGAGCCAGCCGGCGACGGCCATCAGCGCGATCGCCAGCCAGGAAACGACGCCGGCGGCACGGTCGCCCGCGGTGACGCCGCCGATCAGAGCACCAGCGTGCCGACCGCGAGCAGAAGCTCCGGCAGAAGGACGAGAAGGTCGGCTTGCAGGGTCATGGGTGAAGTCCCCGCGCCGCGAGCTTGGGCGCATGGTCGATGGCGAGCGCGGTCTGGTGCTCGGCGATCAGGTTGGCGACGGAGGCCGAGGTCACGTCGAACACCGGCTTGGGATAGATGCCATCGCGATGGTGAGGACCACCAGCGGCGCCAGGATGGCGATCTCGCGCAGCGAAAGGTCCTGGATGGTCTGAAGCGCCGGCTTGACCAAATTCGCCGAACACGACGCGGCGATAAGAGATAGAGCGCATAGGCGGCCGACAGGATCACGCCCGTGGCGGCGAAGATCGCGACCCAGGTGTTGGCCATGAAGGCGCCCAGCATGGTCATGAACTCGCCGACGAAGCCGCCGGTGCCCGGCAGGCCGACATTGGCCAGCGTGAACACCATGAAGCAGGCGGCGTAGATCGGCATGCGGTTGACGAGGCCGCCATAGGCCGCGATCTCGCGCGTGTGCATGCGGTCGTAGATCACACCGACGCAGAGGAACAGCGCGCCCGAAACGACGCCGTGGCTGAGCATCTGGAAGATGCCGCCATCGAGGCCCTGCTGGGTGAGCGTGAAGAGGCCCATGGTGACGAAGCCCATATGGGCGATGGAGGAATAGGCGATGAGCTTCTTCATGTCCTCCTGCGCCAGCGCCACCAGCGAGGTGTAGATGATGGCGATGACGGAGAGCGCGAAGACCAGCGGCGTGAAGGTGACCGAGGCGCTGGCGAACATCGGCAGCGAGAAGCGCAGGAAGCCGTAGCCGCCCATCTTCAGCAGGATGCCGGCCAGGATCACGGAGCCAGCGGTCGGCGCCTCGACATGCGCGTCGGGCAGCCAGGTGTGGACCGGCCACATCGGCATCTTGACCGCGAAGCTCGCGAAGAAGGCCAGCCAGAGGAAGGTCTGGAGCCTCGGATCAAAGTGGTAGTGCAGCAGCGTCACGATGTCGGTCGTGCCGGCGGTGTAATACATCACCAGGATCGCCAGCAGCATCAGTAGCGAGCCGAGCAGCGTGTAGAGGAAGAACTTGAAGCTGGCATAGACGCGGCGCTTGCCGCCCCACACGCCGATGATCAGGAACATCGGGATCAGGCCGGCTTCGAAGAAGACGTAGAACAGCACCAGATCGAGCGCGGTGAAGACGCCGATCATCATAGTTTCGAGCGCGAGGAACGCGATCATGTATTCGGCGACGCGATCCTCGATCGATTCCCAACTCGCCAGGATGCAGAACGGCATCAGCCCGGCGGTCAGCACGATGAACAGCATCGAGATGCCGTCGACGCCCAGATGATAGCCGATGCCGGGCGCCAGCCAGTTCGCGGTCTCCTCGAACTGGAAGGCGGCGGTGTGGCCGTCGAACTTCGCCCAGATCACGAGCGACAGCGCGAACTCCACGATGGTCGTGACCAGCGCGATCCAGCGGGCGTTGCTCGCGACGGTGGCGTTCGAGCCGCGCGCCAGCAAAATGATGGCGCCCGCGCCGATCAGGGGCAGGAAGGTGACGATGCTGAGAATGGGCCAGCCGCTCATGGGTGCGCTCCCGCGAGCATGAACCAGGTGGCGAGCGCGACCACGCCGATCAGCATCGCGAAGGCGTAGTGGTAGACGTAACCGGACTGGAGGCGCACCGCGCCGCGCGTCGCGTCCAGCACGCGGGCGGCGATGCCGTCGGGGCCGAGCCCGTCGATCACCGTGCCGTCGCCGCGCTTCCACAGGAAGCGGCCGAGCTTCAGCGCGGGCTGGACGAACAGGAAGTCGTACAGTTCGTCGAAGTACCACTTGTTGTAGAGGAAGAGGTAGAGCAGCCCGCGCTTGGCCGCCATCCGGCGCGGCAGGTCGGGGTTCAGGATGTAATAGTAGTAGGCGACGCCGAAGCCGAGGATCGTCAGGACGATCGGCGCGAGCTCGACCCAGACCGGGAAGTCCTCCGGCATCGGCTTCAGGCGATCGCCGGCAATGGCGCCGAGCGCGCCGTGCCAGAATTGAAGCGAGCCTTCGCCGATGAAGTAATGCGTAAAGGCCATGCCGGCGAACAGCGCGCCGAGGGCGAGAACGCCCAGCGGGACCAGCATCACCAGCGGGGATTCGTGGACCTCCGACAGCGCGGGCGCATGGTGCTCGCC
This genomic interval carries:
- a CDS encoding type III pantothenate kinase, yielding MFDRPEAVGADRLVNTVAAHERYKGALIVVDFGTATTFDVVSENGDYEGGVIAPGANLSAEALHGAAAMLPRVAVVRTQSVIGKDTVPAMQSGLYWGYVSLIEGIVARIKEEYGKPMTVIGTGGLANLFHRQTAAIEHLDPDLTIRGLIQIHARNAERAKAKPAPA
- a CDS encoding biotin/lipoate--protein ligase family protein, which translates into the protein MGADRRKIAGILLESSGPAGEVPAWLAIGIGINLAVHPDGTEFPATSLKAMGAAAPTPDDALLHLAAHFARWYRRWQDEGFAPIRDAWLARAAGLGTRIRARLAIGETAGVFEGIDNTGALVLREGTGNVRHIAAGEVFFA
- a CDS encoding NADH-quinone oxidoreductase subunit N, whose amino-acid sequence is MGLELQSLALYVLAAFNRDSLRSTEAGLKYFVLGALSSGMLLYGISLIYGFTGSTEFAVIAKATAGGGANLGLIFGLVFLIAGLAFKVGAVPFHMWTPDVYEGSPTPVTAFFVTAAKVAAFALFIRAVVAPFPGLIHQWQQIVVVVSVLSRRPGRGRRHRPDQHQAPARLQLHRPCRLRAARPRRRDAARHPGHAGLSGLLPAHQSRHVRPASPPCAATASRWRTSASLPACRAPSPGLPSPWRR
- a CDS encoding ribonuclease J, with protein sequence MNHPERDDELVFLPLGGSGEIGMNFNAYGYGPPDDRKWIVVDCGVLFGRETTTPGVDLIMPDIRFLAEQRENVLAIVATHAHEDHIGAIPHLWPLLRCPVYATPFTAVLIEGKLEEAGLSAKVHPRRVPLSGRIELGPFAIEFISITHSIPEPNALAIRTPLGLIVHTGDWKIDPEPQVGEATDIAALKALGDEGVLATVCDSTNALVAGESGSEARVREALTALIGTLKGRVAVTSFASNVARLDTIARAAKALWPPGRPRRPRHAQDHRRRARDRLSEGLPVDHRRGRGGATSAQSGPLSVHRQPGRAARRAGPHRRGQPSQCQPRQGRRRDLLQSRHSGQRHRDPRAAQQAVAARCRGPLRRRPFRPCLWPSLPRRTGRDVPLDPPANLHSRPWRAAPPGRARPPRAFAAGAAGHRAGERPAHPPRPRPRRRDRRSAVGPASTWTAGY
- a CDS encoding NADH-quinone oxidoreductase subunit M, which encodes MSGWPILSIVTFLPLIGAGAIILLARGSNATVASNARWIALVTTIVEFALSLVIWAKFDGHTAAFQFEETANWLAPGIGYHLGVDGISMLFIVLTAGLMPFCILASWESIEDRVAEYMIAFLALETMMIGVFTALDLVLFYVFFEAGLIPMFLIIGVWGGKRRVYASFKFFLYTLLGSLLMLLAILVMYYTAGTTDIVTLLHYHFDPRLQTFLWLAFFASFAVKMPMWPVHTWLPDAHVEAPTAGSVILAGILLKMGGYGFLRFSLPMFASASVTFTPLVFALSVIAIIYTSLVALAQEDMKKLIAYSSIAHMGFVTMGLFTLTQQGLDGGIFQMLSHGVVSGALFLCVGVIYDRMHTREIAAYGGLVNRMPIYAACFMVFTLANVGLPGTGGFVGEFMTMLGAFMANTWVAIFAATGVILSAAYALYLLSPRRVRRIWSSRRFRPSRTFRCARSPSWRRWWSSPSRWHLSQAGVRRDLGLRRQPDRRAPDRARHRPCAQARGAGTSPMTLQADLLVLLPELLLAVGTLVL
- a CDS encoding type III pantothenate kinase, translating into MLLAIDAGNTNIVFAVSEAGEIRAEWRAVTETRRTADEYAVLLQPLLQLQGISFADIDAAIIATVVPSALFDLRQLCRRYLKCEPLVIGDPDLDLGIRINVRPSRGRRRRPPGQHRRGA